Proteins from a genomic interval of Stenotrophomonas sp. 24(2023):
- the baeS gene encoding sensor histidine kinase efflux regulator BaeS gives MATIRLKFGLTAKSFLAIFTACLLVLAVNGVATRVSFQLGFLDYLNEQGDVRMQHLLPHLAHEYEQHQGWDHLRSSREGWDRLLRPDLGHSHGLGPVSPPLSDQTGVPSRLGLFDAQLRRVAGNADARNDDDPHPVVVNGQTVGWLGMVPFQRVIAANDLNFYNTQLRAWWVIGIALLLVTAVLAWIVSRALQRRLATLAAATHQLAAGEYGIRIARTSDDELDALAADFNQMAQALDDTERNRRAFIADISHELRTPLAVVRAELEAIEDGIRPLDRANLGALQGEIRQLGKLIDDLHDLSMTQSGGMAYRFAPLDLVALLHSELNSMRGRFQAAGLALEVEVPAPPLTVSGDERRLQQLLANLLENALRYTQAGGTVCIHAEHPPGLVRLVVEDSAPGVPADKCALLFERFYRVESSRNRASGGSGLGLAISRNIVHAHQGHIHAEPSPLGGLRVVIELPETT, from the coding sequence ATGGCGACGATACGTCTCAAATTTGGACTGACCGCGAAGAGCTTCCTGGCGATCTTCACTGCCTGCCTGCTGGTGCTGGCGGTGAACGGTGTGGCCACGCGGGTCAGCTTCCAGCTCGGCTTCCTGGACTACCTCAACGAACAGGGCGACGTGCGCATGCAGCACCTGCTGCCGCACCTGGCCCATGAGTATGAGCAGCACCAGGGCTGGGACCACCTGCGCAGCAGCCGTGAGGGCTGGGATCGCCTGCTGCGCCCGGACCTGGGCCACAGCCATGGCCTCGGCCCTGTCTCGCCGCCGCTGTCCGACCAGACCGGGGTGCCCTCGCGCCTGGGCCTGTTCGATGCGCAGCTGCGGCGGGTGGCCGGCAACGCCGATGCCCGCAATGACGACGACCCGCATCCGGTGGTGGTCAACGGCCAGACCGTGGGCTGGCTGGGCATGGTGCCGTTCCAGCGGGTGATCGCCGCCAACGACCTGAACTTCTACAACACCCAGCTGCGCGCCTGGTGGGTGATCGGCATCGCCCTGCTGCTGGTCACCGCCGTGCTGGCCTGGATCGTCTCGCGGGCGCTGCAGCGCCGCCTGGCCACGCTGGCAGCGGCCACCCACCAGCTGGCCGCCGGCGAATACGGCATCCGCATCGCCCGCACCAGCGACGACGAACTCGATGCGCTGGCCGCCGATTTCAACCAGATGGCGCAGGCCCTGGATGACACCGAACGCAACCGGCGCGCCTTCATCGCCGATATCTCCCACGAACTGCGCACGCCGCTGGCGGTGGTGCGTGCCGAGCTGGAAGCGATCGAGGATGGCATCCGGCCGCTGGACCGCGCCAACCTGGGCGCGCTGCAGGGCGAGATCCGCCAGCTGGGCAAGCTGATCGACGACCTGCACGACCTGTCGATGACCCAGTCCGGTGGCATGGCCTACCGCTTTGCGCCGCTGGACCTGGTGGCACTGCTGCACAGCGAGCTCAACAGCATGCGTGGGCGCTTCCAGGCGGCCGGGCTGGCCCTGGAGGTCGAGGTACCCGCACCGCCGCTGACCGTGTCCGGTGATGAGCGCCGGCTGCAGCAGCTGCTGGCCAACCTGCTGGAAAACGCCCTGCGCTACACCCAGGCCGGTGGCACGGTATGCATCCATGCCGAGCACCCGCCTGGCCTGGTCCGGCTGGTGGTGGAAGACAGTGCGCCCGGTGTGCCGGCCGACAAATGCGCCCTGCTGTTCGAGCGCTTCTACCGCGTGGAAAGCTCGCGCAACCGCGCCAGCGGTGGCAGCGGGCTGGGGCTGGCCATCAGCCGCAACATCGTCCACGCCCACCAGGGCCACATCCACGCCGAACCCTCGCCGCTGGGTGGGCTGCGCGTGGTGATCGAGCTGCCGGAGACCACATGA
- a CDS encoding response regulator, with protein sequence MNPIPAPPARILVVEDEPRLASVLRDYLAAAGLDSEWVDDGGQVMDAFARYRPDLVLMDLMLPQRNGVELCRELRDRSDVPVIMVTARVEEIDRLLGLEVGADDYICKPFSPREVVARVFAVLRRYRPDGQRAHSGLMIDEPATRATYNGRPLDLTPIEFRLLRTLLATPGRIWARDELLNRLYLDHRVVVDRTVDSHVRNLRRKLADAGLENEPIRSIYGMGYSYEP encoded by the coding sequence ATGAACCCTATCCCTGCCCCCCCTGCGCGGATCCTGGTGGTGGAAGACGAGCCGCGCCTGGCCTCGGTGCTGCGCGACTACCTGGCCGCCGCCGGCCTGGACAGCGAGTGGGTGGACGACGGTGGCCAGGTGATGGACGCATTCGCGCGCTATCGCCCCGACCTGGTGCTGATGGATCTGATGCTGCCGCAGCGCAACGGCGTGGAACTGTGCCGCGAACTGCGCGACCGCAGCGACGTACCGGTGATCATGGTCACCGCGCGGGTGGAGGAGATCGACCGCCTGCTCGGCCTGGAGGTTGGCGCAGACGATTACATCTGCAAGCCGTTCAGCCCACGCGAGGTGGTCGCGCGCGTGTTCGCGGTACTGCGGCGCTACCGCCCGGACGGCCAGCGCGCCCACAGCGGCCTGATGATCGACGAACCGGCCACCCGTGCCACCTACAACGGCCGCCCGCTGGACCTGACCCCGATCGAATTCCGCCTGCTGCGCACCCTGCTGGCCACCCCCGGGCGCATCTGGGCGCGCGATGAGCTGCTCAACCGCCTGTACCTGGACCACCGCGTGGTGGTCGATCGCACCGTGGACAGCCACGTGCGCAACCTGCGCCGCAAGCTGGCCGATGCCGGGCTGGAAAACGAGCCGATCCGCTCGATCTACGGCATGGGCTACAGCTACGAGCCGTGA
- a CDS encoding gamma carbonic anhydrase family protein encodes MNPLRPFRDKMPVLGDRVYVDPACTIIGDVALGEDVSIWPGTIIRGDVNFVRIGARTNVQDGTIIHVSHHSPYNKAGYPTLIGEGVTVGHGCIIHACSIGDYSLIGMGACILDGARVEKHAFIGAGAVVGPGKVVGEGELWVGNPARPARMLSDKDIESLHYSADHYVRLKDQYLG; translated from the coding sequence ATGAACCCGCTGCGCCCGTTCCGCGACAAGATGCCCGTGCTCGGGGACCGTGTGTATGTCGATCCAGCCTGCACGATCATCGGCGATGTCGCGCTGGGCGAGGACGTCTCGATCTGGCCGGGCACGATCATCCGCGGCGACGTCAATTTCGTCCGCATCGGTGCACGCACCAACGTGCAGGACGGCACCATCATCCACGTCAGCCACCACAGCCCCTACAACAAGGCCGGCTACCCGACCCTGATCGGTGAAGGCGTGACCGTGGGCCATGGCTGCATCATCCACGCCTGCAGCATCGGTGATTACAGCCTGATCGGGATGGGCGCCTGCATCCTCGACGGTGCGCGGGTGGAGAAGCACGCCTTCATCGGTGCCGGTGCGGTGGTCGGCCCGGGCAAGGTGGTCGGCGAGGGCGAACTGTGGGTCGGCAACCCGGCCCGCCCGGCGCGCATGCTCAGCGACAAGGACATCGAATCGCTGCACTATTCGGCCGACCACTACGTGCGGCTGAAGGACCAGTACCTGGGCTGA
- a CDS encoding RDD family protein, producing MPERTPLRTANVTLAVTRAPMLDTYREVVTPEGVPLQLPTAGPVPRALAWLIDLGIRAGVLVVMAMPLALLGEFGCGLHLALMFLVFWAYPIVLEAAWGRTPGKRVLGLRVLSRDGAPVGWMAAITRNLLRTVDMLPFGYMLGLLSSLFDPHGRRLGDLVAGTVVVHTPLRHDPPPATIDSVLAPPQPLQPDEQAALVAFAERAPRLSPPRQQELADLATPLTGAQGQVGVLRLYAMANWLLGRR from the coding sequence ATGCCGGAGAGGACCCCGCTGCGCACTGCCAACGTCACCCTCGCCGTGACCCGCGCACCGATGCTCGACACCTACCGCGAGGTGGTGACGCCGGAGGGCGTGCCGTTGCAGCTGCCCACGGCCGGCCCGGTACCGCGCGCGCTGGCCTGGCTGATCGACCTGGGCATCCGCGCGGGGGTGCTGGTGGTGATGGCCATGCCGCTGGCACTGCTGGGTGAATTCGGCTGCGGCCTGCATCTGGCCCTGATGTTCCTGGTGTTCTGGGCGTATCCCATCGTGCTGGAAGCGGCCTGGGGCCGCACGCCGGGCAAGCGCGTGCTGGGGTTGCGCGTGCTGTCGCGCGACGGGGCGCCGGTGGGCTGGATGGCGGCGATCACCCGCAACCTGCTGCGCACCGTGGACATGCTGCCGTTCGGCTACATGCTGGGCCTGCTCAGCAGCCTGTTCGATCCGCACGGCCGGCGCCTGGGCGACCTGGTCGCCGGTACGGTGGTGGTACATACGCCGCTGCGCCACGATCCACCGCCGGCCACCATCGACAGCGTGCTGGCGCCACCGCAACCCTTGCAGCCGGACGAGCAGGCCGCCCTGGTGGCGTTCGCCGAACGCGCCCCGCGGTTGTCGCCCCCCCGCCAGCAGGAGCTGGCCGACCTGGCCACGCCGCTGACCGGGGCACAGGGCCAGGTGGGGGTATTGCGCCTGTATGCCATGGCCAACTGGCTGCTGGGGCGGCGATGA
- a CDS encoding stage II sporulation protein M, which yields MKQEQFVTRYQHEWLALEQWLQQRADLSRRRQRKPLPPPVPGTGVLEDADFPPRYRRLCQQLALARARGYSPPLVARLQRLMQQGQGVLYRTRAPRLHRAMEFLVADFPQTVRSQARSMWVALALFAVPLVASFVLVQRHPDLIHALMDNARIAEMERMYDPAAERLGRDSGTDWMMFGYYIMNNITIALRTFASGLLAGVGTLLVLLFNGVGIGAVAGHLQRIGHGDPFWRFVVGHGAFELTGIVIAGGAGLQLGMRLLAPGRRRRIDALVEGGKIGARLCLGVAFMLLVAAFIEAFWSSIAAIPAWGKYSVAGVLWTGVLLWLWRGGRGSGDAH from the coding sequence ATGAAGCAGGAGCAGTTCGTCACCCGCTACCAGCACGAGTGGCTGGCCCTGGAACAGTGGCTGCAACAGCGTGCGGACCTGTCACGGCGACGCCAGCGCAAGCCGCTGCCGCCCCCGGTTCCCGGTACCGGGGTGCTGGAGGATGCTGATTTTCCGCCCCGTTACCGCCGCCTGTGCCAGCAGCTGGCGCTGGCCCGTGCACGGGGCTACAGCCCGCCGCTGGTCGCGCGCCTGCAACGGCTGATGCAGCAGGGCCAGGGCGTGCTGTACCGCACGCGGGCCCCACGGCTGCACCGGGCCATGGAATTCCTGGTCGCCGATTTCCCGCAGACCGTGCGCAGCCAGGCCCGCAGCATGTGGGTGGCGCTGGCGCTGTTCGCCGTGCCGCTGGTGGCCAGCTTCGTGCTGGTGCAGCGCCATCCGGACCTGATCCATGCACTGATGGACAACGCGCGCATCGCCGAGATGGAGCGCATGTACGACCCGGCCGCCGAACGCCTGGGCCGGGACAGCGGCACCGACTGGATGATGTTCGGCTACTACATCATGAACAACATCACCATCGCCCTGCGCACCTTCGCCAGTGGCTTGCTGGCCGGCGTCGGCACGCTGCTGGTGCTGCTGTTCAACGGGGTGGGCATCGGTGCGGTGGCCGGCCACCTGCAGCGCATCGGCCATGGCGACCCGTTCTGGCGCTTCGTGGTCGGCCATGGCGCATTCGAGCTGACCGGCATCGTCATCGCCGGCGGCGCCGGGCTGCAGCTGGGCATGCGCCTGCTCGCACCCGGCCGGCGCCGGCGCATCGATGCACTGGTGGAAGGCGGGAAGATCGGGGCACGGCTGTGCCTGGGCGTGGCGTTCATGCTGCTGGTGGCCGCGTTCATCGAAGCCTTCTGGTCCTCCATCGCCGCCATTCCCGCCTGGGGCAAGTACAGCGTGGCCGGCGTGCTGTGGACCGGGGTGCTGCTGTGGCTGTGGCGCGGTGGACGCGGGAGCGGCGATGCGCATTGA
- a CDS encoding DUF4129 domain-containing protein, with protein sequence MRIELLNVALRTRSNWEALELGTALSRRHARAVWGSWLLASAPLFVLFNALAWWLDAFGWALLLLWWCTPLFERAPLYVLSRGIFGEPVTALQALRAQRHWGGTGFWGYLGWRRPSVLRSVCLPVNLLEGTEPRLRAQRRRAVVAGAGGSALVLSLAGLAFQAVLVIGSIALLFLFVPLELMSDSWRAAWELARQDTPHWMRLGLNTLCWLAAALVGPLQVGAGFGLYLNRRTQMEAWDVEIGLRRLRERLLRSSASLAVLLALLLPLAPLRAQPALPADGAPAAVTDDAADTQDGPAPGFDDDPGNTPAVIFGDPPVDTAGFRQAVQRAYEDPLQSPTRTTTRWKARQEGSTDAKQDKRLDSRGDGSSRTAHSGPVSWVARIAEWGLWALLGMVALIVLATAPRWLRWLRGSGRRVAAAPAVIHEDTLVLPDVLPPDVATQAGRLWQDGRPRQALALLYRASVQTVAERSGVLLPPGATEAQCLRAARRMPDADDRELFTRVVRMWQYAAYAGRLPDADAFQALAGALQQRYRWQA encoded by the coding sequence ATGCGCATTGAGCTGCTCAACGTCGCGCTGCGTACCCGCAGCAACTGGGAAGCCCTGGAGCTGGGCACCGCCCTGAGCCGCCGCCATGCGCGCGCGGTATGGGGCAGCTGGCTGCTGGCCAGCGCGCCGCTGTTCGTGCTGTTCAACGCGCTGGCCTGGTGGCTGGATGCGTTCGGCTGGGCGCTGCTGCTGCTGTGGTGGTGCACGCCGCTGTTCGAGCGTGCACCGCTGTACGTGCTCTCCCGCGGCATCTTCGGCGAACCGGTGACCGCCCTGCAGGCCCTGCGCGCGCAACGGCACTGGGGCGGCACCGGTTTCTGGGGCTACCTGGGCTGGCGCCGCCCGAGCGTACTGCGCAGTGTCTGCCTGCCGGTCAACCTGCTGGAAGGCACCGAACCGCGCCTGCGCGCGCAGCGCCGGCGCGCGGTGGTGGCCGGCGCGGGCGGCAGCGCGCTGGTGCTCAGCCTGGCCGGCCTGGCCTTCCAGGCCGTGCTGGTCATCGGCAGCATCGCGCTGCTGTTCCTGTTCGTGCCGCTGGAACTGATGTCCGATTCCTGGCGCGCGGCCTGGGAGCTGGCACGCCAGGACACCCCGCACTGGATGCGGCTGGGCTTGAACACCCTGTGCTGGCTGGCGGCCGCGCTGGTTGGCCCACTGCAGGTCGGCGCGGGCTTCGGTCTGTACCTCAACCGGCGCACGCAGATGGAGGCGTGGGACGTGGAAATCGGCCTGCGGCGCCTGCGCGAACGGCTGCTGCGGTCCAGCGCCAGCCTGGCGGTGCTGCTGGCCCTGCTGCTGCCACTGGCACCGCTGCGGGCCCAGCCGGCCCTGCCTGCGGACGGCGCGCCGGCCGCCGTGACCGACGATGCGGCCGACACGCAGGATGGGCCTGCGCCCGGGTTCGACGACGACCCGGGCAACACCCCGGCGGTGATCTTCGGCGACCCGCCGGTGGACACGGCCGGCTTCCGCCAGGCCGTGCAGCGCGCCTACGAAGATCCCCTGCAGTCGCCCACCCGCACCACCACGCGCTGGAAGGCACGGCAGGAAGGCAGCACCGATGCGAAACAGGACAAGCGGCTGGACAGCCGTGGCGACGGCAGCAGCAGGACCGCGCACAGTGGCCCGGTGTCGTGGGTGGCACGCATCGCCGAGTGGGGCCTGTGGGCGCTGCTGGGCATGGTGGCGCTGATCGTCCTGGCCACCGCCCCGCGCTGGCTGCGGTGGCTGCGCGGTTCCGGCCGCCGCGTGGCCGCCGCCCCCGCGGTGATCCATGAAGACACGCTCGTGCTGCCCGACGTGCTGCCACCGGATGTGGCCACCCAGGCCGGGCGGCTGTGGCAGGACGGACGCCCTCGGCAGGCGCTGGCACTGCTGTACCGCGCCAGCGTGCAGACCGTGGCCGAACGTTCCGGCGTGCTGTTGCCCCCGGGCGCGACCGAGGCGCAGTGCCTGCGCGCCGCCCGGCGCATGCCCGATGCCGATGACCGCGAGCTGTTCACCCGCGTGGTGCGCATGTGGCAGTACGCCGCCTATGCCGGTCGCCTGCCCGATGCCGATGCCTTCCAGGCGCTGGCCGGCGCGCTGCAGCAGCGCTACCGGTGGCAGGCATGA
- a CDS encoding DUF4350 domain-containing protein, whose translation MNGKVIGVLVLALVLLLGTPLVIVFLRTHEQVTETTPLPPQGEASYNPLYVLGQALRADGIEVHAQQRLDLTRMPLQAGDTVVLLQDSSELPPGTARALLAWVARGGHLLLRTPPPVPAADDEDEQDDTTVQGPLLDQLGVDSIGFGASCQPFHVRDDSGHGEFCGGRRFDLGDAAFDALERDWGSDEGYVFARLRHGQGRVDVLADMDFMTGAGNSVPSLLPSLRRTGPARDGLHDRAHRDLTRYLLAPNYGKGTVWLVYASRTPSLWSRVFFQAWMVWVPLLLALLGWLWARAPRFGSALPAPALERRSLLEHVRASGELLLRFGQGPRLHAAVRALFLHRLQLRAPLLAALDGPARDRAIAERLQWPISRVGLALQSPRAHDSSALRERIRLLLQMRSLL comes from the coding sequence ATGAACGGCAAGGTGATCGGCGTCCTGGTGCTGGCCCTGGTACTGCTGCTGGGCACACCGCTGGTGATCGTGTTCCTGCGCACGCATGAGCAGGTCACCGAAACCACGCCGCTGCCACCGCAGGGCGAAGCCAGCTACAACCCGCTGTACGTGCTTGGCCAGGCCCTGCGCGCCGATGGCATCGAGGTACATGCGCAGCAACGCCTGGACCTGACCCGGATGCCCCTGCAGGCCGGGGATACCGTGGTGCTGCTGCAGGACAGCAGCGAGCTGCCGCCCGGCACCGCACGCGCCCTGCTGGCCTGGGTCGCGCGTGGTGGCCATCTGCTGCTGCGCACGCCGCCACCGGTACCCGCGGCGGACGACGAGGATGAGCAGGACGACACCACCGTGCAGGGCCCGCTGCTGGACCAGCTCGGCGTGGACAGCATCGGCTTTGGCGCCAGCTGCCAGCCCTTCCATGTGCGCGACGATTCCGGCCACGGGGAGTTCTGCGGGGGACGCCGCTTCGACCTGGGTGATGCGGCGTTCGACGCGCTCGAGCGCGACTGGGGCAGCGACGAGGGCTATGTGTTCGCGCGCCTGCGCCACGGCCAGGGGCGGGTGGATGTACTGGCCGACATGGACTTCATGACCGGTGCCGGCAACAGCGTGCCCAGCCTGTTGCCTTCCCTGCGCCGCACCGGTCCCGCCCGTGATGGCCTGCACGACCGCGCCCACCGCGACCTGACCCGCTACCTGCTCGCCCCCAACTACGGCAAGGGCACGGTGTGGCTGGTCTATGCCAGCCGCACGCCGTCGCTGTGGTCGCGCGTGTTTTTCCAGGCGTGGATGGTGTGGGTGCCATTGCTGCTGGCGCTGCTGGGCTGGCTGTGGGCGCGCGCGCCGCGCTTTGGCAGTGCCCTGCCCGCGCCGGCGCTGGAACGGCGCTCGCTGCTGGAACACGTGCGCGCCAGTGGCGAGCTGCTGCTGCGCTTCGGCCAGGGGCCGCGCCTGCACGCGGCCGTACGCGCGCTGTTCCTGCACCGCCTGCAGCTGCGCGCCCCCCTGCTGGCCGCGCTGGACGGCCCGGCCCGCGACCGCGCCATCGCCGAGCGCCTGCAGTGGCCGATCAGCCGTGTCGGCCTGGCCCTGCAATCCCCGCGTGCCCATGATTCCTCCGCCCTGCGCGAGCGCATCCGCTTGCTGCTCCAGATGAGATCCCTGCTATGA
- a CDS encoding MoxR family ATPase — MNDLTDTAAASTSPDAQHLIDRVEAIRDAVGQAFIGQAEVLDQILVALLAGGHVLIEGVPGLGKTLLVRALAQALELDYGRVQFTPDLMPSDVSGHAVYDPKSESFRIRRGPVFTNLLLADEINRAPAKTQSALLEVMQEGQVTIEGKAFTLAAPFMALATQNPLEQEGTYPLPEAQLDRFLLKVLIGYPQLDDEKRMVTAITSGRAASDFDLSRVPRVLGAGELLALQQATAAIAVDAEVIDYAVRIVAATRTWPGIAVGAGPRGSIALVRAARAQAVLAGRDFVTPDDVRDIACPALRHRIALAPELQIEGQDADDVLAAVLTKVEAPRR; from the coding sequence ATGAACGACCTCACCGATACGGCTGCCGCGTCCACCTCGCCCGATGCGCAGCATCTGATCGACCGCGTGGAGGCCATCCGCGATGCCGTGGGCCAGGCCTTCATCGGCCAGGCCGAGGTACTGGACCAGATCCTGGTGGCCCTGCTGGCCGGTGGCCACGTGCTGATCGAAGGCGTGCCCGGCCTGGGCAAGACCCTGCTGGTACGCGCGCTGGCGCAGGCCCTGGAGCTGGACTACGGGCGCGTGCAGTTCACCCCGGACCTGATGCCCAGCGATGTCAGCGGCCATGCCGTGTACGACCCCAAGAGCGAGAGCTTCCGCATCCGCCGTGGCCCGGTGTTCACCAACCTGCTGCTGGCCGACGAGATCAACCGCGCGCCGGCCAAGACCCAGTCGGCACTGCTGGAAGTGATGCAGGAAGGCCAGGTCACCATCGAAGGCAAGGCGTTCACCCTGGCCGCACCGTTCATGGCGCTGGCCACGCAGAATCCGCTGGAGCAGGAAGGGACCTACCCGCTGCCCGAAGCCCAGCTCGACCGCTTCCTGCTGAAGGTGCTGATCGGTTATCCGCAGCTGGACGATGAAAAACGCATGGTCACCGCCATCACCAGCGGCCGTGCGGCCAGCGACTTCGACCTGAGCCGGGTGCCACGCGTGCTCGGCGCCGGCGAACTGCTGGCCCTGCAGCAGGCCACCGCGGCGATCGCCGTGGACGCGGAAGTGATCGATTACGCGGTGCGGATCGTCGCCGCTACCCGCACCTGGCCGGGTATCGCGGTGGGCGCCGGCCCACGTGGCAGCATCGCGCTGGTACGCGCGGCGCGTGCGCAGGCGGTGCTGGCCGGGCGTGATTTCGTCACCCCCGATGATGTGCGCGACATCGCCTGCCCGGCACTGCGCCACCGCATCGCGCTGGCCCCGGAACTGCAGATCGAAGGCCAGGATGCCGACGATGTGCTGGCTGCCGTGCTCACCAAGGTGGAAGCCCCGCGCCGATGA
- a CDS encoding DUF58 domain-containing protein: protein MTPAPLLLVLLMAWAALGGAVLGGWLPRWAWPAAGAALAVLALLDLMRLWRLPSPEVQRVVPEALALGVRRQVGLRLHAPRAVQVQVFDLAPGAWPLEGLPRRLRLRPGISSEVTYHVQPQQRGRFRFEGVQLRLRAPWHLWWQRRTLPPALDVRVYPNFVPLTRFALFSADQASRLVGAHIKRRRGEGTDFHQMREYRIGDSLRQLDWKATARARKLVSREYQDEKNQQLVLLLDTGRRMLATEGGLSHFDHALNASLVVAYLALRQGDAAGLFATGGDQRRWVAPQRGMGTVEHLLRASYDLQPQGVATDYLAAATELSLRQRRRALVMLVTNVRDEDIEDLLAAVRQLQRRHLVCVASLRERELDAVLEQDPGSDEDAVQAGAAALYLQQRAQAHDALRSEKVMVLDVTADQLPAALVDRYLAVKREGLL from the coding sequence ATGACACCGGCCCCGCTGCTGCTGGTGCTGCTGATGGCCTGGGCTGCGCTGGGTGGCGCCGTGCTGGGCGGCTGGCTGCCGCGCTGGGCGTGGCCGGCAGCGGGCGCGGCGTTGGCAGTGCTGGCCCTGCTGGACCTGATGCGGCTGTGGCGGCTGCCCTCGCCGGAGGTGCAGCGCGTGGTGCCCGAAGCACTGGCGCTGGGCGTACGCCGCCAGGTCGGCCTGCGCCTGCATGCCCCGCGTGCGGTACAGGTACAGGTGTTCGACCTGGCCCCGGGCGCCTGGCCGCTGGAGGGCCTGCCGCGCCGCCTGCGGTTGCGGCCAGGCATCAGCAGCGAGGTGACGTACCACGTGCAGCCACAGCAGCGTGGCCGCTTCCGCTTCGAAGGCGTGCAGCTGCGCCTGCGCGCGCCGTGGCACCTGTGGTGGCAGCGGCGCACGCTGCCGCCGGCACTGGACGTGCGCGTGTACCCCAACTTCGTGCCGCTGACCCGCTTCGCGTTGTTCAGTGCCGACCAGGCCTCACGCCTGGTCGGCGCGCACATCAAGCGACGCCGTGGCGAAGGCACCGATTTCCACCAGATGCGCGAGTACCGCATCGGCGACAGCCTGCGCCAGCTGGACTGGAAGGCCACCGCACGGGCGCGCAAGCTGGTCTCGCGCGAGTACCAGGACGAAAAGAACCAGCAGCTGGTGCTGCTGCTCGATACCGGCCGCCGCATGCTGGCCACCGAAGGCGGGCTCTCACACTTCGACCATGCACTGAACGCATCGCTGGTGGTGGCCTACCTGGCCCTGCGCCAGGGTGATGCCGCCGGCCTGTTCGCCACCGGCGGCGACCAGCGCCGCTGGGTGGCCCCGCAGCGGGGCATGGGTACGGTCGAGCACCTGCTGCGCGCCAGCTACGATCTGCAGCCGCAGGGGGTGGCCACCGACTATCTGGCCGCTGCCACGGAACTGTCACTGCGCCAGCGCCGCCGCGCGCTGGTGATGCTGGTGACCAACGTGCGCGATGAGGACATCGAGGATCTGCTGGCCGCGGTACGCCAGCTGCAACGCCGCCACCTGGTCTGCGTGGCCAGCCTGCGCGAGCGCGAACTGGACGCGGTGCTGGAGCAGGACCCCGGCAGCGATGAGGACGCGGTGCAGGCCGGTGCCGCCGCCCTGTACCTGCAGCAGCGCGCGCAGGCCCACGACGCCCTGCGCAGCGAAAAGGTGATGGTGCTCGATGTCACCGCCGACCAGCTGCCCGCTGCACTGGTCGACCGCTACCTGGCCGTGAAGCGCGAAGGGCTGCTCTGA
- a CDS encoding glutathionylspermidine synthase family protein, which translates to MQRIRIAERAQWRARAAEAGFRFHTIDGQPYWDERAYYAFTLRQIEQDIEDPSAELHQMALDLVGEVIGSERLMDQLAIPAYYRDWIAGSWHQRQPHLYGRLDLAYDGNGPAKLYELNYDTPTSLFEASFFQWQWLEDQRNSGLLPQHADQFNGMHEALVERFGELTASLPPPLYFSAVGASEEDRGTVDYLRDCAAQAGLHGTPIAIEDIGLSEDGRFTALDDTVIGTLFKLYPLEDLMAEEFGRALPGSGVQLLEPAWKAVLSNKGILPLLWQRHTGHPNLLEAHFDDGGTLGAGWVRKPLFSREGANIEMHLADGRVERSDGPYAGPAIIQRAHPLPRFEGGYPLIGSWVIGDHACGIGIREDDSAITRDSARFVPHAIIDAAPTRIYV; encoded by the coding sequence ATGCAGCGCATCCGTATTGCCGAGCGTGCCCAGTGGCGGGCACGCGCGGCTGAAGCGGGTTTCCGCTTCCACACCATCGATGGCCAACCGTACTGGGATGAGCGCGCGTACTACGCGTTCACCCTGCGCCAGATCGAGCAGGACATCGAGGACCCCAGCGCCGAGCTGCACCAGATGGCGCTGGACCTGGTGGGCGAGGTCATCGGTAGTGAACGGTTGATGGACCAGCTGGCCATCCCGGCCTATTACCGTGACTGGATCGCCGGGAGCTGGCACCAGCGCCAGCCGCACCTGTACGGGCGGCTGGACCTGGCCTATGACGGCAACGGCCCGGCCAAGCTGTACGAGCTGAACTACGACACGCCCACATCGCTGTTCGAGGCCAGCTTCTTCCAGTGGCAATGGCTGGAAGACCAGCGCAACAGCGGCCTGCTGCCGCAGCATGCCGACCAGTTCAACGGCATGCACGAGGCACTGGTGGAGCGCTTCGGCGAGTTGACCGCGTCCCTGCCGCCGCCACTGTATTTCAGCGCGGTGGGCGCGTCGGAAGAAGATCGCGGCACGGTGGATTACCTGCGCGACTGTGCCGCCCAGGCCGGGTTGCACGGCACGCCCATCGCCATCGAAGACATCGGCCTGTCCGAGGATGGCCGCTTCACCGCGCTGGATGACACGGTGATCGGCACGCTGTTCAAGCTGTACCCGCTGGAAGACCTGATGGCCGAGGAATTCGGCCGCGCACTGCCGGGTTCGGGCGTGCAGCTGCTGGAACCGGCATGGAAGGCGGTGCTCAGCAACAAGGGCATCCTGCCGTTGCTGTGGCAGCGCCATACCGGGCACCCGAACCTGCTGGAAGCACATTTCGACGATGGCGGCACGCTGGGCGCGGGCTGGGTGCGCAAGCCGCTGTTCTCGCGCGAAGGCGCCAACATCGAGATGCACCTGGCCGATGGCCGGGTGGAGCGCAGCGACGGCCCGTATGCCGGTCCGGCGATCATCCAGCGTGCGCATCCGCTGCCCCGCTTCGAGGGCGGGTATCCGCTGATCGGCAGCTGGGTGATCGGCGACCACGCCTGCGGCATCGGCATCCGCGAGGACGACAGCGCGATCACCCGCGACAGCGCGCGCTTCGTGCCGCACGCGATCATCGACGCAGCGCCGACACGCATCTACGTCTGA